The sequence below is a genomic window from Thalassomonas haliotis.
CTGGTGAATTTGATCGGCGCTGTGCTCTTGTGTGGGAATAATCACCCGCATGATCACGGAAAAGGATATCGCTAACACGACAATGCCGATAATCACTTCTATCAGGGTAAAACCGGCATGTTTGCCGGCACCTGAGTGCCTGCTTACCGGAAAAAGATTAACCGGCACGGATGTATCCCTGCCTTTCAATAAGCACAGTTAAAACTTCATATTCACCGGTAATATTTACGGTGCAGCCGCCGCTGCAATCATCCAAAGGCACTCCCATACCGTTAAAACGGATAATGCCGGGATTGGCATTGCCGTTGATATCAAAGCTGATGTTATGCCTGCTGTCCACATCGGCGCCGGTTAAGTCCGGCTGCCAGTCGGCGGGAAAGTTAGTGACACTACAATCGGTACGATCCGGGATACCATAACGGCTGTCTTGTATCACAATTTGGTGGCATAAAGTGCTGTTGGTTTGCTGCATCGCCCTTTGCTGGGTTAATCTCAGCGCGGCAATCAATTGACTGCGATAGGCATAAATTTCATAATCCCGGGTCCCCGTGAACCTGGGAAAAATAGACGCCGCCAATATCCCTAAAAGGATAATGACGGTCACGGATTCAATCAATGTAAAACCTGAAACAGCTTTGTTCATTATTATGAAAGCTTAAACTTAAACTCCTATAAGGCTCTATGCTAGCTACAGTCAACCACTTCGATTGTTGGCGTATTGCCCGCTGCTGTAACTTCCTGATAATAAACAATACATGCATCCGTTATGGCATCTGGAGCTGCCATCCCTGTCGGATAAATAATAACAGTATCTGAATCAACAAGCACAGAAGTAAAATCATCAGTATCAAATTCAAGCAAAGCATCC
It includes:
- a CDS encoding type II secretion system protein, which produces MNKAVSGFTLIESVTVIILLGILAASIFPRFTGTRDYEIYAYRSQLIAALRLTQQRAMQQTNSTLCHQIVIQDSRYGIPDRTDCSVTNFPADWQPDLTGADVDSRHNISFDINGNANPGIIRFNGMGVPLDDCSGGCTVNITGEYEVLTVLIERQGYIRAG